AGGGTCTCTTAGATCGGGAATGCGCCGGGTCTGTTTATTGTTTACATTATCATTTTAGCACAAAAGGTATAAATTATTAAAAAAACAGGATATTGCATGTGTATGTTATGGGTGTTATGCTGTCACTCAAGAGCCTGATAAGCCTGTTTTGTTCAAAGATTATCTCATAAGCTGTATAATTGGCGCAGGAAGTCCGGCAACGAGTGGAGGAGCACTGATATGAAAGAATTACAAAATATTTACGTCAGTCCGGAAAATGCTGTTCTGGTGGTGGTGGATATGGAGAACGGATTTTGTAAACCGGAGGGATGGCGCTATACCGAAATGAGCGCCCGTATCATGCCCGGAGTTATTACCGCCATACAGGGACTGGTGTCCCGGGCTCACAGCGCCGGTATTCCCGTCATCTATATTCAATCCGTGCGTACTCTCAAAGAGCCTGAATTCACCGTTTTTGGCAGGGAACCTCATCTGGAAATGGGTACCTGGGCCAGTGAGATTGTTGAGGAACTGAAACCGGAGAAGAGCGACATCGTCATGCGGAAATTCTCCCATGACCCGTTCTACAAACCCGACCTAGACCGGGTATTGGAGAGGCTGGTCTCCGGCGCTACATCATACTATGCCTTAGTCACCGGGGGGGCGCTTAATATCTGTGTCTATCATACGGTGATGGGGTTTCATTTGAGAAATTACTGGACGGTGGTGCCGGTGGACTGCGTTTACTATCTTACCGATGCGGGTAAGGAGAGGGCGCTGGGGCAGTTCTCTGAATCTGCCTATCCTAATATTTTCCTGTCCCGTTCCGACCTGATTTCAGTGTCACAGACTCCGGTGGTGTCCCACCCGCGCCCCGTGCCCGGGAAATGACGCCCGGCTTGAGAGCAGGTTAAAATCCAATAAATACTTGAAGGGGGTAAACGGATATGACTTACCGTGATATTGTCTATGAGAGCCAGTATATGGAGAATGTTGCCAGGATTACTCTTAACCGCCCGGAGAAGATGAACGCATTCAGCGCCCGGCTGCTGGACGAGTTCTTCGCCGCTCTTGATGAGGCGGAGGATGATGACAGGGTGAGGGTGGTAATCGTCAGGGGGGCAGGACGCTGCTTTGCCGCCGGTTATGATTTAAACCCCTCGCCGGCTGAGGTCTCCGGTGATCCGGAGAAACCGGATGGCCGGGGACTGAGCTGGTCTTTGTTCCGCAGGGGACCGCGCCGTCAGACCGGGGTGGCTAATGACCTGAGGTACCTCTATTTTCGCGCTCAGCGCTGGCTCAGCCTCTGGGACTACCGGAAAATCCTTGTCGCTCAGGTACATGGCTACTGTCTCTCCGGAGCCAATGAGATGGCCGGTAACTGTGACCTGATTGTAGCTTCTGAGGATGCCGTCTTCGGTCATCCCGCGGCACGGTCTCAGGGCAACCTGCCCAATAGCTTCGGCGCTCTCTGGGCAATCAACATGGGGTGGAGGCAGGCCAAATGGCTGGCTCTGACCGGTAAGACGATGACCGCGCAGGAAGCGTTGCGTGTCGGCTACGTTAATCAGGTGGTGCCCCGTGACCGGCTGGAAGCGGAAACCAGTGAGGTAGCCATGACGGTGGCCTTGATGGAGATGGATTTCCTCACCCTGCACAAGCGCGCCATCAACCGCTTTTTTGAGGTAGCCGGGTTGAAGACCGCCATCAGTAGTGGCGTGGAATTTGACGCTCTTATCCATGCTTCTGAAGCCAGTCATAGATTGAGCGCCGAGTTCGGTAGAATAAGGCAGGAGCAGGGGCTTAAAGCGGCTCTTACCTGGAGGGATGCTAAATATGCCCGCGGCCAGGCTACCGGACAGATAGCTACGTCACCGGAGGAAGATGAGGGTGAGGGGCATCACCAGTACTAAGTTGCAGAAATTCGCGTCAGCTTCCAATCTCCTCTCCTTGAGGGGAGAGGATTAAGCCTGCCCTGTACTGGATACGGGGGTGAGGGTGACACAATGTTCTTTACCCCTCACTTACATCTCTCCCGTAAGGGGAGAGAGAAATCAATTATTACGGCTATTATTGCAATTAGGTACTGGACTGCCTGACAGTAGCGGCATCTGTTTGGGGAGGGGCGGGAGCAGATGGTATACTTTAAGAAAGCGATGGAGAAAGAATTTGAAATCATCGATCATACCGCAGACGTGGGGATTATTGCCTATGGCGCCGATATTAAACAGGCATTTGCCAATGCGGCTAAGGCTATGTTCAGTCTGATAACCGAGCTTGATGATATCGATGAGGTGTTGCATCGTGATGTCGAGGTGGTGTCTTCTGATCGGGAGAACCTTCTGGTGGCGTGGCTGAACGAGCTTATTTATCTCTTTGATGTGGAAAACATTCTTTTTAAGCGATTTGATATCGCAAGGCTCAACCAGACTCAGCTTAAGGCGAGAGTTTACGGGGAGAAGGTGGATAACGTCAGGCATAAGGTGAAATTAGGCATCAAGGCTGCCACCTACCACATGCTGAAGATTGAGAAGGAAAACGGAGTCAAAGCACAGGTAGTATTTGATATTTAAGAGGGGATAATATGGCGCCGTGGCGGGGGATTGTACGAAAGATAGATGATTACCGCTGGGAGGTTCCTACCAGCTATAAGGCGGGTATGTCTGTGCCCGGCGTTATCTTTGCCAGCGAAGATATGCTTGAGCATATCTGGGAAGAGAAGGCTGTCGAGCAGGTAGCTAATGTGGCTTTCCTGCCTGGTATCGTCAAGTATTCGCTGGCCATGCCTGATATCCACTGGGGCTATGGTTTTCCCATTGGTGGGGTCGCCGGTATGAGGGTAGCTGATGGGGTGGTGTCTCCGGGAGGGGTCGGTTTTGACATTAACTGTGGCGTACGGCTGCTGCGGACCAATCTTACCGAGGCGGAGGTGCGACCCCGGATTAAGGAACTGGTTAATGAACTCTATACTAACATCCCTTCCGGGGTGGGTTCCACGGGCAAACTGAGAGTGAGTGAGAAAGAACTGGCTGAGGTGATGATAAAGGGCAGCCGCTGGGCGGTAGAGAAGGGTTTTGGTGAGGCTGAGGATATCGTACTTACCGAAGAGTCAGGTTGCATTAAAGGAGCTAATCCGGACAAAGTGAGCGATAAAGCCAGGAAGCGTGGTATTCCGCAGTTAGGTACGCTAGGTTCGGGCAATCACTTTCTGGAAGTGCAAATTGTTGAAGAGATTTATGACAGAGAAGCGGCT
This DNA window, taken from Dehalococcoidales bacterium, encodes the following:
- a CDS encoding enoyl-CoA hydratase-related protein, translated to MTYRDIVYESQYMENVARITLNRPEKMNAFSARLLDEFFAALDEAEDDDRVRVVIVRGAGRCFAAGYDLNPSPAEVSGDPEKPDGRGLSWSLFRRGPRRQTGVANDLRYLYFRAQRWLSLWDYRKILVAQVHGYCLSGANEMAGNCDLIVASEDAVFGHPAARSQGNLPNSFGALWAINMGWRQAKWLALTGKTMTAQEALRVGYVNQVVPRDRLEAETSEVAMTVALMEMDFLTLHKRAINRFFEVAGLKTAISSGVEFDALIHASEASHRLSAEFGRIRQEQGLKAALTWRDAKYARGQATGQIATSPEEDEGEGHHQY
- a CDS encoding isochorismatase family cysteine hydrolase; this translates as MKELQNIYVSPENAVLVVVDMENGFCKPEGWRYTEMSARIMPGVITAIQGLVSRAHSAGIPVIYIQSVRTLKEPEFTVFGREPHLEMGTWASEIVEELKPEKSDIVMRKFSHDPFYKPDLDRVLERLVSGATSYYALVTGGALNICVYHTVMGFHLRNYWTVVPVDCVYYLTDAGKERALGQFSESAYPNIFLSRSDLISVSQTPVVSHPRPVPGK
- a CDS encoding archease, whose translation is MVYFKKAMEKEFEIIDHTADVGIIAYGADIKQAFANAAKAMFSLITELDDIDEVLHRDVEVVSSDRENLLVAWLNELIYLFDVENILFKRFDIARLNQTQLKARVYGEKVDNVRHKVKLGIKAATYHMLKIEKENGVKAQVVFDI